accacctccggttgcagttttcaacatgtcctttactaacttttgcggtgtttgatcttgcggggatgtagccatttttctgccatggttcgcgtcctgtaggcgatatttttgtgggcgtgttacaccaaaacctgtttccccccggcaatatttttgcaagcgcaccattgctgtgacaccgccaagaacgattgtgattggttgaaagaaatacaagcagccggggcgtttttttctccaattacaagcagccggggcgtttttttctccaatcttaaagtgagagtcggcccagccagacctttcctcctgagaaaggtctggtgagcgagactaggtAATTAGTAATATCaattgtaaaataagaaaccaatcAGTATGCGATTCTTTAACTCTCAAAATTGGTTATGGTGTACCGGCCCAAGATTTTCAGTAGCCCCATCTGGTCACCCCTGTGAAAAATTTCTTGGGGAGCCATGTGAATGTCAGTGTTTGGCAAAGCCAGTGAATTAAATACCTGAGCTAATTTAACTAGCTTTATCTTTATAGAGTTTAATCTATAACAAAGCATCCTACTTTATACATTCATggtgtgttttgtatgtaaaaaaaataatctgctaAGTTAGCAAAATACAGCTATTGAATAAATGTAATGAGgtgttattatgttattatcCTAACTCGTCAAGTACCAccattttgtcagtggacatacaggtcaaaatatgatgcaccAGGTACCCTCCTGTGTCTCTTTTGGATGCTCACAGATGGCGTttcaatttacacttgttacattcattgtgtcttttcaaaatacactactgttttcacaggaaatgtacagtttctgtacATCCATGCAGTcttttgaaaataaactttACATGCATTTCCTcaggttaggcaacaaaaaaacattataatttGGCCTAAACTTCACACAGGAACCTGACAacgggctcccaggtgaaagtccagagtttgtttgacccatccacctcctcccccACTCTATATGGACttgttgctctttatattaCAGTAGTTGCCGGCGGCGTCTTAAACAGCCTTTGACCAGGTCGTATCATACAGACACAGAGGGTGTCTTTGCATCCGTGTCTGATGCCgacgtccactgacaaagcagcaatatttgatgacttgggTTGTTGCTAGGTGCTTCTGAAACTGATGCACCCAGTGTTtatcatactgccacaaaagATGCCTCTGTAATCACAGACAAAGCCACAGTATTTGACAGGTTGGGAGTGAAAACTGGCTGGATATCAAGATAAATCATCCTTTAATCATCAGGCCTACATACTGTCTTTCAGATAAAAATCCATTTACCTGTTGTAATGGGATATTCTGTGAATACAGGGCACATTTGTAACATCTCAGACAACGTGGGTTTGTCTGGGtggtgtttaatttgtcttcacATAAGATTTACATTAAATAAGAGGCAGCTATTAAAAGCATTTGTAGCAAGATGATAAATGGTGCAGTGGCGGTTTTGTTATGAGTAGATGATCAAAAGTGTCATATGCCTCAGTGGTTTGTGAATATTCAACAATGTCAGCTCATGTGTGcgtgttgggtttttttttaactttacacAGCAGATGCAATAAGCTGAGATAATTGGTGTACATCTAATTTACCATATAAATGACAAAACCTCAGACCACTTATTTTCTTGATGAATTGTTGATGtagcttttttttattatttcaaatcCAATATAAAAACTGCTCAAATACATACTCTAGTACTCTAAATTTCTGTCAGACTTTTTCACTGAGGGGAGCAGTTGATCGTTCGCTCGTGTCTTATTCATTAGGCCAAATCATTTTTGGTGTTTGTCTTAATTTGTACAGGTGTAGTCACAGTAGATTTAGTCAGATCTTCTTTATAAGCTGTGGCTGTATTTGTACAATGTTAAATGACCACTGAAGACTTAAGGACTGAATAATTTCCTGTGGTGCAACCATGAGAAGACATGTACCACGAGTTGTAACATCAGGGGGTTAGTCACTGACCCTGTGACAAGCGAGTGACCTGGGAGTTTATGTTCTGCGATCTCTGCCCAAAAGGAGGTTTAGAGTCACTCCTGTGTAAAGAGACCTTTGTGGTTGTGGCATGTGGCAGGGTGGTGCAAGACAGAGCTGATTTTCCCTCACGGTGAAAACGTGTCTCGGTACACAAGCTGTTCACCTTTTTCATTACATGCCGTTCCACGTCAACAGTGCTCTATTGGAGCTGTAAACTTCCCATTCCCTCACGGAGAATTTCTCGGGCAGCATCCAACCATCCCCCTGTGTTTAGACTGCGAGCATTTGGACTGGCTTCTGTGCTCAAGACTGGCCTGGGACGGAGGTCGCAACAGGATGTGAGAACTGGACCTCCAGACGTGTTACACAGAAACTCAAAGAGGCACATCAGAATTCAGAAAGTGATGCGTGTGTATCGGGCTTTTCCCTTCCTACACAGCGCTGCTTGTTTGGTGTTAAACACATGACTACcttgctgtagtgagaagtgaaaaagctggtcTGTTGGCTTGTGGCTCAGCTGATTAATAGCAGCAGTTTCACTAATGTGTCGGCCCTGAGGCTAGACCTGCAATCGTTTAACAGTGATCCATAAGaaatcacagacacactcagGAGTCTGTGCGGAGCACCTGACGGATccaataaacaaatgttttcacaaaccCAGATGTCTGATTCAGGATTTAAAAAGACTGACTGTATGACCTCTGTGTGCTTACTTAAACGCTTCTAAATTTCtaactttggcatttttgtgGGCACACATCAAACTGACGCATTGCCAGTTTCCTCAGGGTGGAGACTGTCTCATTTACTCTTGCCGTGTTATTGACCCTTTCACTGGCAGACGAGGTAAGGCAGGATTATGCTAAAATCCGAAGATTAGTCAGGGATCTGAGCCAAGCTGCCATTACCTTAAAATATCAATCTTTCAGGAATGTGCAAGACATTCCCAAATACACATAGGCATCATTAAATCCACTCTTATCATCATTTGACTACCCACTCCCTGCCCTCCAAGagtaacacaaatacaaaacgGCCTGCAGGCTCAGAGCACTACAATTTACGACTTCACGACGAGCAGGCTTTCCCCTCTAATTTCAGCACTGCGCAGTTAAACCTCTCAACGTTGTGACATGTGTGCCCCTCAGCCTcaatcagtgttttcagctacatcaacacaaatgtttttatttcaaagtgttttcagaTGAAAACAACCTCCATACACGTGTGTGTTCCAATCTCCATATGTATTAACACACCTGAACATGACCATTCACATACACTGGgcatgtgtgtgcagatgtaAATCAGATTTGCGGTTGGTTGCTTAGCTACAGAAGAGATTTCTTGCCTTGCCTCAACATTGAGGTcgaactgttactgaaagtaacatgaaCATGGCGGTCAAGGCGGCGGAAAAAAGATCGGGAGTCACTGCAAAGCAAATACAGCATCATATTAGAGTGGTACCAGGAGTAGTATCCATTGCCGGAGAAAACCATGGCAATGGTAACGGAGAAACATTATTGTTGCCCATACGAGAAGGATGAAATCACATGGGTGGCATAGATAGTATAAAATAATGGGCGTAGCCACTATGACGTTacctgttggtttgtggactcctgttttgaggccttgagtttggcagtttggtcgtcgccatcttggatttttggagacaaaaGTGATCATGTttagatgagagggtggagctaactcTAAGGCTAGCTGCTAGTTGGGTTTGCGCGGTGCATTTACACCTATGGCTAACTGTCACAacgctaatgctaattttttgctagcgaaaaacaggcttaaaaccatttaaacaaaatgtactactggaaaaactgaacatccaaCATCCAAAGAGGGACATTTAACCCAAATAAACCCTGAACAAGATTTTTAAGGCgaccaaaacattacagttaactttcatgaacaCATAGTGACAGCTATGATGACGCCTATACTCTGTGTAATCTTGGGTTATGCCATTGTTACGTTACTTATCCAACATTGTCGCTTTGATAACTAGTCAACGGACatcacccacctgtcactcagaaCAGCCACAGCCTTAGTTATGCATGACTTTAAGctttaatgacatttaaatggATGACTTAATAAAAATTTACCCACTGTAGATTTGTCAGGCgcaatggggattgactcgcttctggcGCCAGCCTCGACTGGCCACAGAAGTTCTTCTGCACTCctgtgttggctttatttttcagcgccagaggttgctgcttggtatgTAGGTCTAGATATACCATCTTGGCTTGACATGTTGTGACTGACTAGACCCAGTCAGGAGGTAAACATGGATGTTTGCATCATCATTGTTTAAAAGTCTTTGTTTCCACCCCTCTACACTAAagagttttcaaactaaaatatgGTCAGCAGCATATTTAAAGGTCTTCTTTTAAGGGGATCAAAAACACCAGTTGTGCGGACGTTGGGCATAAATGTAGGAATAATTATGAGCTCTAAAACGACAGCGTATTAGTGTGTACGTAACCTTAGAAGCACAAAGGCATATTATGGGTGGAAGCAGAAAGCCAATAGCCAGCCACCAGATGGTCTACTGTACCAGTAGCCCAAGTCACTGAGGGCCTCTGTTGAAAAGATCCCCTCCCAGTGTTGACATGGAGCAGCAGCTGGCAGTTTGGACCACAGGCTGCTCTGCTACCCATCAGTGGGAGGTAGGATTATCACTCTAACCCAGACAACTTTTCAAGCAGTTGTAGAATTACAGTTTAATTGTGCTTGATTGCAGTCTCTTGCTCACATTTCCTTTGTGCTCTCATGGTTGTTTCTACAAAGCCCCACTCATAAATACAGCTTCTCTCTGTGCACCAGCCTTCAGTCTTGCAGGGTGGGTGGGCATGTTCCTGAAATGCACTGGTGCACTTAAAGATAACAAGGACTTCCTCGTGGGAAGAACTGGCTTAGATTCCATTCTAACACACTCAGCTATTTTCTACTCTTACCTTCTTGAGATATGATATTTTTGTCTCTGAGTAAATGCCTCCATTGTTGGTTTTTGCAGAGCACAGTGCAGTGATGCTGTGCATggctgaggaaaaaaagaaaaagaagaaagcgATGGGAAGAAGTGCTCTGACTCAGCATCacagtgcagtttcacatatGCAACAATAGACTGTCAACTTCCCCATCTTGATGTGTTTCGACATAACGAATTGAGACCAAAGTAGTTACTCACCGCCGTGCTCAAATGTGCAAAATGTGTAACTGACAGGTTGATGTTCATTTCATTTACAGGATGAAACATCACCTACAACGGGGAATACAAATAACTGGAAGGCTCTTTAAGAAGGCAACTGGAGACTTGCGAGATTGGCAGAACCCATTAAGGAGCAGTCTGTAAAAGCATATCCAGGCACAGCTACATCCAAGAATGAGGATCAAATACACAATATCCATCGTCTTTTTTGTGGCACTTGTTATCATTGAGAAGGAAAACAACATTATCTCAAGGTAAGTCCATTTCAGTGATCAATGGAGTGCTTTTGTGATTCCCTGCAGGTTCGTGTGTGTTTATCTCTTCTGAGCTTTGAACAGATATTTTACAAAAACTCCCAGAGCAACACAAAAGTGTGTCAGTTAAATAACAAGCTATGATTTCTCTCTGTGAAAGATAATATAACTTTGTGACTCTTCTTCTTCCTATCGCACTTTCAGGGTGTCAGATAAGCTCGCCTTAAAGCAGACCCCCCAGACCCCTCTACAGCCGAGTGGTTTCTCCCACATGCTGCTGAGGCGCAATGGTTCCATGACCTCACTCAGCAAGATGGACTCTGCCTTCACGCTGATGAAAAGGCGCCTGGAGAACTACAGCCAGCACCAGGAGGTGGTGGCGAGGGGCAGGAAGCACATCCTCCTTTTAGCCACCACCAGGACGGGCTCCTCGCTTGTGGGCGAGTTTTTCAACCAGCAGAGCGACAACATGTTTTACCTGTTCGAGCCGTTGTGGCACGTGGAGAAGATGTTGACGCTGGAGACCGGCGGCACCAACGCCACAGCGGCAGCCAAGGCGTACCGTGACGTGCTCCAGCAGCTCTTTCTGTGTGACTTCACCCTGCTGGAGAGCTTCATCGAGCCCCTCCCTGTGGACCACATCACCACCGCGCTCTTCCGCAGGGAGTCCAGCAGCTCTCTGTGCGAGGAGTCGGTCTGCAGCCCCATCGTCAAAGGGGTCTTTGAGCGTTATCGCTGCAGGACCAGACGCTGTGGGCCCCTTAACCTCACCATGGCGTCTGAGTCCTGCCACCAAAAGGAGCACAGGGTCATCAAGTCAGTGAGGGTGCGCCAGCTGGAGAACCTCCGTCCCCTGGCTGAGGACCCGCGCCTTGACGTGAAGTTCATTCAGCTGGTTCGAGATCCTCGGGCTGTACTAGCCTCGCGCATGGTGGCCTTTGCCGCCAAATACAAGAACTGGAAGGAGTGGGCAATGGGTGGGGATGTGCccattgatgatgatgaagtgaGAAAGCTGAAAGGGAACTGCGACAACATCAGGATGTCCGCTGAGATCGGCCTCAGGCAGCCGCCGTGGCTGCGCAGGCGTTACATGCTGGTGCGGTACGAGGACATCGCTCGGTTCCCTATGAGGAAGGCAACTGAGATGTACAGGTTCACTGGAATCCCGTTCACTCCACAAGTGAAATCCTGGATCCTGAGGAACACCCAGGCCTCCAAGGAGACCAGCGGTGTTTACTCCACACAGAAAAACTCCTCAGAACAAGTAGAGAAATGGAGGTTCAGTTTACCTTTCAAAATAGCTCAGGTTGTGCAGAGAGTCTGTGGGCCTACGCTGAAGCTCTTTGGGTATAGATTTGTAAGCAGTGAAAAAATGCTCACAGATAAGTCGATTAGTTTGATCGAGGACAAAGTGTTCAACTTTTTATAGACTTTGATGGACAAGAACCCTGATGCAGGAAACCTCTTGGAAAACTCTGGGATGACTGATATTTATTAGGGTTTTTATCCTGATACAGAGAGCGATATATTTTCTGATAGTGTGCTATTTAAaattttttactatttaaaatagTTTGATGAAGAAAATGTATGGTCGAGCGGAAATTTGATATAAAGCTTTTAACTCTTGAAGCAAGGGTGTATGTTGAGACTTTACATATGGGTATAGCATGGTGAAAATAGGAAgctatgtttgtttttgcactCCGGACTATTTTCTCTGTCCAAACTGTATCTTTGGCTCGTCTTGCAAGCCTCTCCAAATTCAACTCCTTAGCAAATATAGGAAAGGCCCGAGGGAGATAGCTGTGGGTTTGTGAACAAGAGCGAACTGTTTCAAACATTTCCAGGAACCTCCGTTGGTTATTTTTGCTCAGCAACTTCTGAGTTAGCTGCATACAGTAGGCTGCTTTTACACCAAAGAAACTTGAAATGTTTATGCATAGCCAAAAAGAATTGATTGCTTTGTATAGCAATGCTCATGGCAGGAAGTGGAAGTACCAATGTTTTGCCAGGTAATTTCTACGCATGAGATTTAGAAGTAATGTCCCATGTTAAGTTATTTATGTCTTCTCTTTGCTAAAAGTCATAATGAATGTGCTCCACAGGTTCTTTACCCCTCTGCAGGGGGACTTTTCTTGCACACGTATACTGAATTGCTGCACATGCATGTTTGTAATTGGCATAAAGTTGTTTGAAGTTGTCCTCAGGATTGTAAGGACCCATTCTGTAAAAACAGATGTTTACACTGCCACTGTATGCAAACATTCCAACTGCAGCTGGTTTGCAGGATTGTGCGAGGTTTGTCGGCAGGTCTGTCTGTTGACACAAGTCTCTTGGCTGGTGATAAAAAAAGAGGCCTTGATACTCTGGCCCGCCAGACTGTTTGCTGATGTTCCAGTCTATTCCTTTTAGCATTTTGTTTGTTGCAATAAACCTTCTTTTACATGAACTGTCAAACATCTCACTTTTGGCATGAATATACTGCATCCATCACTGTGGCAAAACTGATATTTTCGTTAACTTGTAGGAGTTTCACATTCAGCTGAAATGAGTACAACTTCCTTTTCCTCATCAGTTATCTCTTTAAATAATCAAAGAAGTGAAGCAAGGACCGCACGCAATGATGCAGATGAGTCAGATCAATGCAAACAACACCCATGTGGTGTGAAATTAGAGTTCACAGTAAACAGCTCACCTACAAGAAACACTTTTGTAAAGCTTCTAATAGAGTATCCCATTTCAATCAGTGTTAGTGGGGGTCTGCTTGTGACTACAGCCTGTCTGCCAATGTATTTACATCCAACACAAGAACAGCACTTTATTAAAGATGAACAGTGGGCACAACTCACCAACATTTAAAGACCTTTCACAGATTCATTACATacagctggggtaggcagaaatctggcaaaggcaacaaaaaaaaaggcagaatttgATGATACATCCTCCTCCTGTATTTATCTAAGCTTATTTCAGCCCCTCTTTGCTCAGCTCTCCCTATCTCTGtctatcagaccacaaatgacaTAAGAATTACCTAGCTAGCCACCTTACGCCTCGCTCCCCACCTCTGCGTACTGCTTCCCTGGGGAGCAAAGCGGGCAACAGCTTGGGAGACAGACCTTCGTTCAACGGCTGTAGCAGCTCGATTTTGACCAGCGCAAAGCCCAAGTGCCAGGTGTCACAGTTGGCTGGTGGCCAGCGACAGCACCAGTTCTGACCTGTCTAACTGCAGCTACATTAAGTTTGCGGATCTGGCGGTAAGTCTGGCTGTCTGGATTCAGGTtgcagcagctgctgactgggggtctgtcttcagagctgctgcctgttcTCCTCCTGgcaaggtggtctgtagcagcgGGGAGTGAGGCGAAGGCTGAACTGTGAATTGAAgttctagctaacgttagctacagaaacattttctctccatctctgaagcaCTTCACTGATATTgacatgtgttttatttagttttttactGTCAACTTCCTCTGCAGGATTCTTTGCCATTGAATCTGGCTTTCACAAATGCACATTAGGAACGGCTTTTCTctaaaatgacctgtgattgccAAAGTCTCCTGACACAGGGTAGATTCTttttaaagcctgaaaacaaagCCAAAAGGAGGTGCAATGACACCAAAATGAAATAgtctaccccagctttaacaacacaacaaactcagGTGTAATAAAAGACCTCACTTGAATAAACACTTTCCTGAGACAGTTTTAAATAAGACTAAAactctacagccatgctagcagctctgtgaggctgtgcttGGGCAAAAATAATACTTTGAGCCCAATGCTAAAGCATCAGCGTGCTAACATCTTCACAATGATAATGCTAGCATGCTGATCTTAAGCAGCTATAATGTTTAACCAAGTGTGTACCCACCATGACGTGGACCATTGGATTGTAGACTGCCGCCTTTAAGCCCCCATTtttgctgttgccatcttgttgtTTTGAAACCAGAAGGGACTATATTTGGACAAGAAGGTGGCAAATAGTGGTTAGCTGCTATATTACAGTAATACTCTGAATGTCACACATGGAACTTTTAAGGCACTTTCACATTGACTTCAGTCTTCATAACCGGCGGCTAAGTCCACTTCTGTATACATCCTATGTGCTTAACATGTCCACTGTGGTTATTGGGTCATAATTAAAGAATTGGAATAATTGAAATTTTGACATGATGTTGGCACTAAATCAAAAGTTTTTAATTATCCCAAGGGGgaaattaattcattcattcatttttcataatCGCTTATACTGTTGCGGGTCGTGgaggggctggagtctatcccagctgacagtgggcgaGAGACAGCACAgaccagactatcacaaggctgacacatagagaaagacaaccattcatgctcacattcacacctacatcCAAtttcaccaattaacctgcatgtctttggactgtgggaggaagctggagtacccagagaaaacccatgctgacacagggagaacatgcaatcTCCGCACGTAAGGGctccctcttgctgtgaggagacaatgctaaccactgcaccatcgtGCCGACAGGGGGGAAatgaatgtgtgtaccaaaCTTCCTGGGAATTCATCAAATGGATGTCGAAGACATttgactaaaaaacaaaaatgacaacctcatggtggcgctacaggaaaatacaggggatcaccaaagtcggTAGCATTCATCCTCGAGGGACCATTAATGTATGCACCAAATTTTATGGCAGTTTcaatagctgttgagatatttcagtctggaccaaagtggtggaccaacagAACAACATTGCTATGTCTAGAGTTGCTCTGATAATGTTGCTAAGAAGCTCTGTTGCAGGGTCGTTGTGTTGTTTTGGACTGTAAGGACCAGGTTATGCTAGAAAAGAAAAGCTCCTCCAAATCCAGCGTTGGTAAGGTGTAGGTGTATCAACAGCTGATAAGCACCTCTGATTTATTATAGTGACACATGAAGTTTTTCCTGTTATGTGGTCCCTTACCAGTAAGATGTATCATGGCTGGTTcacatttatttgtgtgtataaacaagtttgttgagctgttttgttctttgtgccaaaaaaaagaaacgaaCCTTCACAGTTCATTTCATAGTTTTAGTTGTGAAACACAACCACTCTCTGATTTCCAAGCCTCCTAGCATTCTGTTTGAGTGGTTAATTGAAGGGTCTCTGGCTTTTTTTGGTGCTATATAAACCAAACGTTTAAGCTTTCTGCACACTGTCTAGTTTGTTTCTGAGGAGGCAAGAAGGAAGGATACTGTGGAGGCAGCTGCCTCGACTTCCAGTGTGTTTACCACTGTGGGCCCGGCTATTTACGTCTCCAAACCTAGTAATTACCAACTTTACATACATAATGTGGTCCAAGTCATTTTGGTCCACCTGACCCCACCCGCTTCCAGAAACGCAGGGAGCCAGTCGTTTACACAGCCTCTCTGCATAAGTCATTCTCTcttacaccaaaaaaaaaaaagactttctttgtttaaatatttattaatttactcGTGAGCTCTCACACGCTGCTGAGCAAAGCCACATCAGAGCACTCCAAGCACATTCACTCATATCAACAGATCATTATCTGGTTAGTTTGGGCTGGTTGCTCTACTTTAATAAGAAGTGTTCCCAGGTCTGCAGCTTCTAAAGAGTCTAAACCTAATGAGAAGAGGTTGAGCATTCATAAACTCTTATATTGGAGTGGCTTTATGTGGGACGTGCGGAGGGTGGAGTAAGTGTATGTTTGGAGCAAATATAGAATAACCACTTTCCACTGAGTTAAAGCCTTCTCACCCCCCCTCTGCAGTAAAACCAGGGCATTTAGGTAACCCCACCCTCCTGCTCTGTTATATGGTGCCCCACCACATCAACCATGAGGGGTTTCAAATATGCAAAACAGCCCGAGCAGAGGATCCAAATGATACCTTGCTGTAAGATCAGtgataaacagacacaaaattgaGGTAATTCAGACGTGTCTCAGTGCTGCGCGTAAAACTCGTGCTGTTGCAGGCGATAATGATGGTTGAGGAGAATACATAAATCTAAATACGCAGTAAATTATGTCACACTGAGGAATGCAATTCATAAAACTCAGGTTGTTGCATGTGATAATGAGTGACTGTGCGAGGAGCGGGCGCAGAATTTAAATGCACGAAACTCACTGCATGCGACTGATGAGTGATGAGGAGACAAATTAAGCAGTTTTCATCTGTCACATAAAACTAGCGTACTGAAAATGTCACTGCTATTGAGTTTTCTCTCATCTTCTACAATTTCCCAACTATACATAAAATCCATATGGGCAGTTTTCCAGTGGATCAGCAGAAGTTGCTtaaagctctgtggcaaacttTGCATAGGAAGCACTTCTTGTCCAATATCACGCTGCTTCAAATAAAACGC
The Epinephelus moara isolate mb chromosome 13, YSFRI_EMoa_1.0, whole genome shotgun sequence genome window above contains:
- the chst3b gene encoding carbohydrate sulfotransferase 3b encodes the protein MRIKYTISIVFFVALVIIEKENNIISRVSDKLALKQTPQTPLQPSGFSHMLLRRNGSMTSLSKMDSAFTLMKRRLENYSQHQEVVARGRKHILLLATTRTGSSLVGEFFNQQSDNMFYLFEPLWHVEKMLTLETGGTNATAAAKAYRDVLQQLFLCDFTLLESFIEPLPVDHITTALFRRESSSSLCEESVCSPIVKGVFERYRCRTRRCGPLNLTMASESCHQKEHRVIKSVRVRQLENLRPLAEDPRLDVKFIQLVRDPRAVLASRMVAFAAKYKNWKEWAMGGDVPIDDDEVRKLKGNCDNIRMSAEIGLRQPPWLRRRYMLVRYEDIARFPMRKATEMYRFTGIPFTPQVKSWILRNTQASKETSGVYSTQKNSSEQVEKWRFSLPFKIAQVVQRVCGPTLKLFGYRFVSSEKMLTDKSISLIEDKVFNFL